The genomic window AAAGCTTTGGCTGATTTGACTTTGTTGGGTGTGGTCATGCAGCCATACCAACCATGGAGGTAGCCCTTATAGATATATTGATCAAAATACACTAGTGGCCACCTACTGACAATTTAATTGGAGACACTTGGCAGTGAGAGATGATGGCATTAGAGACCTTGACTCGGTAGATAACTAGGTATAATCAATCGAACTGTCACTGTCAACATGGCAATCCTAATTATACATTTACAATTTGAATGTGGCTAATAGCATCAAGCATGTCTCTTAAAAGAAAGATTCTAGAGAAGTAAATATCCTGAGGATACTCAATCTTAACTTTTCAGATGACCTGAAAAGGAACCAGAACACCACCATACGAGACAATAAATATTCTTCAGCCAAACTAGGAGTCTTAAATATCAAAGAATTCCTATGGATATTCCAATGTACTGTCATGCTAAAGAAACTGACCTCTTTGGGCAACACTTGAACCATCCTCTTCCTGCTGTTTACGTTGATAGTCCTGTTCAAATCTGTCAAGGGCATGCATTTCATGGTATAATTCCTGGAAGATAAAAGAAGAACTGAAGTCAACAGTTTGAACAAAAGGTGCAACAGGAAAAAAAAGGGATAAATGCTAGAAGAATGACAGCCAAGGTTCCATTAAAAACTTTATTCCAAAGCTATTGGCAGGTGATATATACACATCCTTCTAGCATTAAAATTgtgttactccctccgatccatattgcTTGTCAGACAAGCAATATGGATCGTAGGGAGTACTAAAAACATGTCATTCAACCATTCTGAGATAACTTTGCGACATTTTTTCTCTTGTCTTTTGTACATGGAACTTGGTGGAAATGTAATTTCCTAAAACCCATGCAATCAGGAATCAAGCGAGTTGTTCATTGCTCATAAACTGAGCCATCAAACAAATTTGGTCATCAACCTCTAGTCCGCTTTAGGCTACAGGCTCCGGTGACCCATGTATGTCCTCATGGAATATACAGCTTAACATTTGTGAAGAAACTAATACGCTCTTAATTATGTTTTGGACTGCTAAATTATAATTATAAACCTAGTAAAGAATGGCACTACAAGATACCTCTTATAGGGCAAGTGAGAATTACTTACAGCTGTATATTGAACACAAGTCACCAATTTCTGCATCACTGACTCTGCCTCTTCTTTCAAGTGATGCTGAGGAGTCCGTTCTGATGACACCCTGGAAGAGTTTGATGCAGAAAGACGCTAAATTAACACTGCAAAAATGGTTATTGTCATCAAATGTAAGGGTCAAAATGAACCGAACTTGTCGAAGTAGCGATCCAAGTTGTGCCACTGAGGATCCTTGCAACGGTTTCCAAAGCGAATAACTTCTGTAGAGAACACTTTCAACTCTTCCCTGTTGGAAACACACAAACTTTAATAAGACAAGCACAAGTTTTTCGATGCAATAGCACAAGTTAAGGTCCAACTTTCTTCATATACTATTGGTTCAACATATTCTGCAGGAAATAAATAGTATATTGGGCCAAATGTTGTAACTGGTAAAAGCAGCAAAGATTCAGAACAAACCTTTTGTCAGCAGCAGCAATCTTGAGCAATTCATCCATATCTTTGGCTACAAGATTTTGAACACCTTCTGAATGAAGCACCACTTCTTTTAAATGTTTTACGCTCTCTTTTGAAAGAGCTCGCATCAAATTGCAACCTTTCACTATAGTATTAGCAACCTCAAATGCCAAAATGGATATTTTGTTGCCCTTTGTTGTAGCGCCTGATCCAAAACCACTACTTGGATTCAAATTTGTCATGCTACTGCCAAGTGTGTCTAGTACGTCCACTGCTTTGCCAAGCCCAACAGTACCAGCCCTACCCAGAATTGAGCTTACTTCCGAAACCTGTTGCATATATTAAAAATAGGTATAGGGTCAAACAATCTGTCACGTAGAAGCAACATTCTAGAGCAGTGAACATGAAGGAATATTTTGTGAAGAGACAAGACATCTCTTTAGCAAGGGTAAAAGCTCCAAATAATTTGGCACAATAATCATTTGCATGACTGGAATTGCTCAAATTACAGTAGATGTCGTAATAAAGGCATCATGAATTCAACAAGCTGAGAATATTAGTCTCAACTCTAATGAGTAATTATTACAAACCAATTTCCATTTTCCTTGTGTGGTAGGTTGCAGTTACGCGGCATTTAGTGTACCACTGTAGTGCACTTAGCTGCAGTGTGATAAGAATACTGAATCATCCCTTCACTAGTTTACTGCACTCAGACAGCTACAAACAATAACAAGTTTATAGCAAGCCATATCAGGTTTCATAGTCCATGGCCTGGACATGAGCTCAcctaggggggaggggggggggggttacaaaACAGACTGCCGAGCAGCAAAACCGACACAAATATAATTGGGAAACTTATATGCTTGCAGGTCAATGCAGCATCCCACTTGAAGGATGTGTGATGATTGTTAACAGGGCTATATTGGGTTCACATCCCTGGTAATTAATCACTCCTGGGCGGAATAGCGTCAGCAGCGAACAACATGTCCCTAGCAATTGACCACTGAAAGTGAAGCAACAAACCGACTTTCTGTAAATATGCTAGTAGATAATCGACTGCCTCTAAAAAGTGCTATGAGAACAACTTTGCAGTTCCTAGCACACAACCGCAGGTCCGCAGCAGCTAGCACAAACTGAATTGACACTAACAAATCTGCAAGTAGCAAACCATTTTTTTAGCTTATAAGACGACACACGGTGAATTAAGCTGCATTGCGCACACATCTACAGCAAAGCAAGGGGAACTAAGATGATGGGCAGGGCACTTGCCTTGGCAGCACCAGCTTTCGCCATGCCCATCCCTTTCTGGGACGGATTCCGAGCCAGCGAAGGCACACCATCCCATGGCGCCGAGCCAGCGCCAACGCTGGCACCAGAAGCGGCAGTTTCCGGGACAGAGATACGctgtggttgctgctgctgctgctgatgttgTTGTGGTGGTTGTTGATGCTGTGGTGGTTGTTGATGTTGTGGTGGCTGCTGGTGTTGCTGTGGCGGCTGCTCGTGCATCCTCTTGGCAGCAGCCTCCTCCGCCACCGTCTTCCTCTCCTCCCCCTTCACCGCGCCACGCTCGTGGTGGTGGATCACGCGGTCGGGGCCGAGCGTGGTGTCGCTGGGCGACTTGTCCACCGCCGATCCCTTGGAGCAGAAGCTCCCCATTCCGTCCGCCCCTCCGGAGCAAACGAACCCCTAGTCCCCCCAACCAGCGGCCTCACCGCTCACCACCTCCCACGCGCAGAAGCGCTACAGCCTCCGGtcgatctccgcgccgccgccgccgccgccgcctcgcatcCCACCACCAAGCCGATCCACGCGGGGACGAATCAGCCGGGAACCGCGCCGCGGCACGATCCCGGCGGCTGGCTCCAACCGACG from Triticum aestivum cultivar Chinese Spring chromosome 3B, IWGSC CS RefSeq v2.1, whole genome shotgun sequence includes these protein-coding regions:
- the LOC123071588 gene encoding protein PSK SIMULATOR 1 isoform X2; translated protein: MGSFCSKGSAVDKSPSDTTLGPDRVIHHHERGAVKGEERKTVAEEAAAKRMHEQPPQQHQQPPQHQQPPQHQQPPQQHQQQQQQPQRISVPETAASGASVGAGSAPWDGVPSLARNPSQKGMGMAKAGAAKVSEVSSILGRAGTVGLGKAVDVLDTLGSSMTNLNPSSGFGSGATTKGNKISILAFEVANTIVKGCNLMRALSKESVKHLKEVVLHSEGVQNLVAKDMDELLKIAAADKREELKVFSTEVIRFGNRCKDPQWHNLDRYFDKVSSERTPQHHLKEEAESVMQKLVTCVQYTAELYHEMHALDRFEQDYQRKQQEEDGSSVAQRGESLHILKQEVKSQQKHVKSLKKKSLWSKNLEEVMEKLVDIVHFLHLEIHNTFGCSDNEESQEPTKRRNRLGPAGLALHYANIISQIDALVSRSTSVPPNTRDSLYQSLPPTIKSALRSKLHSSGVKEEAEMEKTLRWLVPVANNTTKAHHGFGWVGEWANTGSEVNCKPTGHMDLTRIETLHHADRDKTEAHILELVVSLQHLISQSRAANGERSPIKSPVRSPTQRGPSIALSPNKASSSSPVLTQQEQEMLRDVKYRKFVPGISKSQEFDTKARHMQSRLIKSNSHSPSSSNRKEFLSIRSMLPVINFEIDRTKALDMIDNLKVQ